The Hymenobacter oligotrophus genome segment TGCGAGGAAAAAATGCTGTTCGAAGTGCCTCTATTGGCTGATAATCAATGACGCGTCACGAAACGCTCGGCGGGGCCGGGCAGCCACTGCTCCCACCGATTGCGCCACGGCGAAACTTTGCCACGCAGGTACTTCTCGATCATCAAACCCGCCAGTGGCGCAGCCGATGACCCGCCAAAACCAGCGTTTTCGATGAACACCGAAATGGCGATTTTGGGGTCTTCGGCGGGGGCAAAAGCGGCGAAAGTGGCGTGGTCGTCGCCGTGGGGGTTTTGCACGGTGCCGGTTTTGCCGGCCACCCAAATACCGGCATCGGATAGGTTGGCGTTGATGCCGGTGCCACCGCGTTGGTTTACCACCGCCAGCATGCCGGGTATAATCGACTCGAAATGTTGCGGTGCTACCGTGGTGTAGTGTTTTTGCGTGAACTGTGGCAGCGGCCCGCCGTTGCCGATGCGACGCACGAAGTGCGGGGCATAGTACCAGCCGCGGTTGGCAAAGATGGCCATCAGGTTGGCCATTTGCAGGGGCGTAATGCCAATCTCGCCTTGCCCAATGCTGAGCGAATACACCGTTTTGTAGCCCCAGCGGTTTTGGCCGTAGCGCTTGTCGTAAAAGTTAGGCGACGGAATCAGCCCCATTCGTTCGCCCGGAATATCGACCCCTAGGTGCTGCGCCAGCCCGAACGAAGTAACATGCTTGCGCCACTCGGCTAGGCCCAGGGCGGCATCCTTGAACTTATTGGTGGAGCGCCCGCGCCGCACGGTGGCCAGCATTACCTGGTAGAAGTACGGGTTGCAGCTGTTCTTGATGGCAATGGTGGAGTTGGCCGGGTACTCGTGGCGGTGAGTGCAGCGCACCAGGCGTTGGTTGCACGCAAAGCCCGTTTCGGGCGTTACTACGCCTTCTTGCAGCGCTATGGCCTCGTTGACGAGCTTGAACACCGAGCCCGGCGGATAAGTAGCCGCGAGCGGGCGGTTGAACAACGGGCGCGACTCGTCGCGCAGCAGCTCCATGTAGCGGTTGCCCAAGCCTTTGCCCGTGAGGCGGGTGGGCTCGAAGGCCGGCGCCGACACAAATGCCAG includes the following:
- the mrdA gene encoding penicillin-binding protein 2; translation: MQYLEGRKFVVQGIFLAVALVFAVRLFHIQVLDGSYKLAADKNTLQRIVQTPYRGMIYDRNGQLLVHNTPVYDLLVIPREVKNLDSARFCQLMQMPIEELREGLKAAKIYSRSKATPLVQNLSTPELAAIQDNLVDFPGFSIKARMARAYRTENMAHALGYVGPISPMMLEKPKYAKYTPGDFLGISGLESFYEKELMGRRGIQYRMVNVRGVEKGAFRDGEFDTLSVAGQDLHLSIDAELQKYGEFLMQGKRGSVVAIDPKTGEILAFVSAPAFEPTRLTGKGLGNRYMELLRDESRPLFNRPLAATYPPGSVFKLVNEAIALQEGVVTPETGFACNQRLVRCTHRHEYPANSTIAIKNSCNPYFYQVMLATVRRGRSTNKFKDAALGLAEWRKHVTSFGLAQHLGVDIPGERMGLIPSPNFYDKRYGQNRWGYKTVYSLSIGQGEIGITPLQMANLMAIFANRGWYYAPHFVRRIGNGGPLPQFTQKHYTTVAPQHFESIIPGMLAVVNQRGGTGINANLSDAGIWVAGKTGTVQNPHGDDHATFAAFAPAEDPKIAISVFIENAGFGGSSAAPLAGLMIEKYLRGKVSPWRNRWEQWLPGPAERFVTRH